The window AAGGAGGTGTCTTCGCTCTGGCGGTGCCACTGTCGAAAGGTTTCGATGCATGGCCAAAGATAAAACGCGGCAATGGATGCGGCTGCTACTATGAGGAAGCCAAATCCGAGGGCAATTTTACGGATTTTCTTCACATTTGGATCGGCGGAAAAAGTTTCCTAAGTGGCTTCGGGTGAATATACTGGCGGCATGAGCACAGGACAAGGTTCCGCTGGAAACGTGATCGCAGCCCTCGCGAGTTTTTTCATTCCCGGGCTCGGGCAGCTCATTCAAGGGCGTCCCCTCCGCGCGCTGATCTTCTTTCTCGCGGCGGCGGCGCTGTGGGTCATCATGCTCGGCTGGATCATTCACATCTGGGCGATCATCGACGCGGCGTTGTGGAAGCCCAAATCCTAGCGTAAGCTGAGGGTGCCATGAGCACCCTGGAGAATTACATCAACGGGCGCTTTGTTCCCGCCCGGGCCGGTCGCACGCGCGAATACCTCAATCCCGCCACCAACGAAGTCCTCGGGGTGGCGACGGAATCCGACGCCTCCGACGTCGAGGCAGCCATTGCGGCTGCGCGACGGGCATTTGACGATGGACCGTGGCCGACGACTCCGGCGGCGGAACGCGCGGCGCGGTTGTTCAAGCTGGCCGATCTGATTGAAAGCCATGCCGAGGAACTGGCGAAACTCGACACGCTGAACAACGGCAAGCCGCTGCGCGAGGCACGTTACGACGCGGCGGATGCGGCGGGGTGTTTCCGGTATTATGCCGGGCTGGCCACGAAACCCCAGGGTCAGACCTATGAGGTGGGCGATCCGAATATCGTCTCCGAGACCGTGCGCGAACCGATCGGCGTGTGTGGGCAGATCATTCCGTGGAATTACCCGCTCCTCATGGCGGCGTGGAAACTCGCGCCCGGCCTCGCGGCAGGGAATTGCTGCATTCTGAAACCCTCGGAGCTAACCCCGGTCTCGGCGGTGCGGCTCTTTGAGCTGATCGCCGAGGTGGGTTTCCCTCCTGGCGCGGCGCAGCTGGTGCTCGGCGCGGGTGATCCGGTGGGCGCGGCTTTGGCGGAAAGTCACGCGGTCGACAAGATCGCCTTTACCGGCGGAACCGCGACGGGGCGCAAGATCATGGCCGCCGCGACGGGCAACCTGAAAAAGATCTCCCTCGAGCTGGGTGGCAAAAGTCCGAACATCCTCTTTGCCGACGCCGATCCCGAGGCTGCGCTGGAGTATGCCATGTTTGGCATCTTCGCCGGGCAGGGGGAGGTGTGCAGCGCGGGGTCGCGGTTGATTCTGGAGCGAAGCATGGCCGAGGACTTTCTGCCCCGGCTGGCGGAAGCCTGCGGGCGCATCGTGGTGGGCGACGGTCTCGACGAGGAGACGGAAATGGGTCCGCTCATCAGCCGGGCGCACCAGCGCAAGGTGCTCGATTACATCGCGGCAGGTCGGGCCGAGGGAGCGGAGCTGCTTTGTGGCGGCGGGATATACGAGGACGAGCGGGCGAGGGGGAACTACGTGCAGCCGACAGTATTCACCCAGACAACGCCCGGCATGAAAATCGTGCGCGAGGAAATCTTTGGCCCGGTGCTGGCGGTCCAGCTCTTCGATACCGAGGACGAGGCGGTCAAACTCGCCAATGACACAGTCTATG of the Terrimicrobium sacchariphilum genome contains:
- a CDS encoding DUF6677 family protein, which codes for MSTGQGSAGNVIAALASFFIPGLGQLIQGRPLRALIFFLAAAALWVIMLGWIIHIWAIIDAALWKPKS
- a CDS encoding aldehyde dehydrogenase family protein, producing the protein MSTLENYINGRFVPARAGRTREYLNPATNEVLGVATESDASDVEAAIAAARRAFDDGPWPTTPAAERAARLFKLADLIESHAEELAKLDTLNNGKPLREARYDAADAAGCFRYYAGLATKPQGQTYEVGDPNIVSETVREPIGVCGQIIPWNYPLLMAAWKLAPGLAAGNCCILKPSELTPVSAVRLFELIAEVGFPPGAAQLVLGAGDPVGAALAESHAVDKIAFTGGTATGRKIMAAATGNLKKISLELGGKSPNILFADADPEAALEYAMFGIFAGQGEVCSAGSRLILERSMAEDFLPRLAEACGRIVVGDGLDEETEMGPLISRAHQRKVLDYIAAGRAEGAELLCGGGIYEDERARGNYVQPTVFTQTTPGMKIVREEIFGPVLAVQLFDTEDEAVKLANDTVYGLAGAVFTSDGAKARRVIRRLRAGITWINTYHPTFNEAPWGGYKQSGIGRELGTYGYEAYTEVKQINTNLAPGRLGWFKGI